From the Polaribacter tangerinus genome, the window TTAACTATTCAAGTACCTAGTAAATTTTTTTACGAATGGTTAGAAGAACATTACATTAAATTATTAAGAGTTGCATTGGTTAGAAAGTTAGGAAGTGATGCAAAGCTTGTGTATGATGTAAAAATGGAAAATAACTATAGTAGTAATAGACCTCAAATAGTTAAAATTCCTAGTTCGAATAGAGATCCTTTAAAACCACAAAAAGTTACAGTACCATTTGATTCTGACAAAAGAGAACTAAGAAACCCTTTTGTAATACCGGGTTTGCAAAAGGTAAAAATAGAGTCACAGTTAAATCCTAATTACAATTTTGTTAATTTTATAGAAGGAGATTCTAACAGATTAGCACGTTCTGCTGGTATGGCAGTTGCAAACAAACCTGGTGGAACTTCTTTTAATCCACTATTAATTTATGGTGGAGTAGGTCTAGGAAAAACTCATTTAGCACATGCTATTGGTGTAGATATTAAAGATAAATATCCAGACAAAACGGTACTATATATATCTTCAGAAAAATTTACTCAACAATTTATTGATTCTGTAAAATCAAACACTAGAAATGATTTTATTCATTTTTATCAAATGATAGATGTTTTAATAATTGATGATGTACAGTTTTTATCTGGTAAAGCAGGTACTCAAGATGTTTTTTTCCATATTTTTAACCATTTACATCAAAATGGCAAACAAGTAATTTTAACTTCAGACAAAGCACCAGTAGATATGCAAGATATTGAACAGCGCTTACTATCTCGTTTTAAATGGGGACTTTCTGCGGAATTACAAGCGCCAGATTATGAGACTCGTATTTCTATCTTGCAAAATAAACTTTACAGAGATGGTGTAGAAATGCCAGAAGAGATTGTAGAGTATATTGCAAAAAATATTAAATCGAATGTAAGGGAATTAGAGGGAGTTATTATTTCTATGATAGCACAAGCCTCTTTTAACAGAAAAGAATTTTCTTTAGAGTTAGCAAAGCAAATAGTAGATAAGTTTGTTAAAAATACCAAGAAAGAGGTTTCGATAGATTATATACAGAAAGAAGTGTCTAAGTATTTTGATATGGATGTAGCCACCTTACAATCTAAAACAAGAAAAAGACATATTGTTCAAGCAAGACAATTGGCTATGTATTTTGCTAAAAGACTTACCAAAACTTCTCTAGCAAGCATAGGAAATCAAATTGGTCAGCGAGATCATGCCACTGTTTTACATGCTTGTAAAACTGTAGATAATTTAACAGAAACTGATAAACAATTTAGAAAATACGTAGACGATTTAACCAAGAAGTTAACATTTTAATTTTTCTCGTCTTCTTTATTCATGATTTCTTATGAAAAAAATACTCATGGTTTGCTTGGGAAATATCTGTAGATCTCCCTTGGCAGAAGGTATTTTAAAATCTAAAGTAAATGGAAAAGATGTTTTTGTAGATTCTGCTGGAACAGCCGCATATCATGTTGGAAATTTACCTGATGAGCGTTCTATCGAAGTCGCAAAAAAGCATCAAATTGATATTACTAACCAAAGCGCAAGAAAATTTACAATGAAAGATTTTGATATTTTCGATAGCATTTTTGTGATGGATAAAAGTAATTATCACAACGTTGTTGCACTGGCAAGAGATGATAATGACATTGCCAAAGTTTCTCTTATTCTAGACGCATCAGAAAAATCAACTTTGCTAGAAGTTCCAGATCCTTATTATGGAGGGAATGAAGGTTTTGATAAGGTTTACACTATGTTAGATGATGCTTGTAATGAGATTGCAAAAAGTCTTATTTAAAATTTTTTAGGCTTTACACTCATAAATAAATTAATTAAAAATGATAGGTAAACTTTATTTGATTCCCACTACTTTAGGAGAAACAGAACCTTTAGAAGTGATGCCCTTATCAGTAAAAAAAGTAGTAGAGCAAATAGATTATTATATTGTAGAAAACGAAAAGTCTGCACGTAAATTTATTAAAAAGATTTGTCCTAAAAAGTCTCAACCTTCTTTGCAGATTATGTCTTTAGATAAATATGCAGAAGAACTAGAAACTAGAAAATATTTAGATGTTTGTAACGAAGGTAATAATGTAGGTTTACTTTCCGAAGCTGGCGTTCCTGCCATTGCCGATCCTGGTGCTACTATAGTAAAACTTGCACACGAAAAAAATATTAAGGTGGTACCACTTGTAGGTCCTTCTTCCATAATTATGGCCATGATGAGCGCTGGAATGAATGGGCAAAATTTTGCGTTTAACGGCTATTTACCGATAGATAAATCTGAGAGAAAGAAAGCTATTAAAGATTTAGAAAAACTTTCTAAAGACAAAAATCAATCTCAAATCTTTATAGAAACTCCCTACAGAAATGATAAAATGTTTGCAGATTTAAAAGCAGTTTTATCCACCAGTACAAATTTATGTATTGCTGCAGATATTACACTGCCAACCGAGTTTATAAAAACACAAACTATTTTAGATTGGAAAAGTACTCCTGTTGATATTCACAAAAAACCAGCTATATTTATTATTCATAAATAGTTACAATACCAATAAGTAATTTGAAAATTTAAATAGCAGATTTTATTCTTGGTAATAAAAACGAAACCCCAATTTTATTAGATTGTTGCGTTTCTGTCTGCTTTGATGGTAGACAAATCGTAACCAGCAAACCTTTTTAAATACAGTTGTATGCTAGCTCCATATGCGTCTGAAAATCTTCTAGCACCATTACTTCTAAGGTATTTTTTTACATTTCCAGCACCACTTAAATGTGCAGCTGCTAAAATACCTGATTCAGTAATTTTTATGCCATTTATTGTTTTTCCTACCGAACGGCTTATATCTTTCCTAAGAATCCATTTGTTTACTTTACATAAGGCTACAAAAGCTTTTTCTTGGGTTTTAGGAGATTTTAAGAAAGCTTCTTTATTGTGAATTTTAAACCGCTTTAAAGTATGTATTCCAAATTGGTATTTACCCAAATACCCTAATGTGTTTACACTATTATATTTTCCTTGAGACTCTTTAAAAGCAACAGCTTCTTTAAAAGCAATGAAGTTTTTAGGTAAATATAAAATAGTGTTTTTAATTTCTAAAGGAAAACTTAAAGGAACAACACCATTTTTTGAGTAGTTTAATTCCTTTTTATTAGAAGTGCTAATTTTTGTTGCATTTATAAAAACTAGTATTATAATGCTTAAAAATAAATATTTAAGTTTGATAAAATTATCTTTCTGTTTTGCGGTGCAAAAATACAATACAATCTATGCCTTAAAAGCTAAAAATTGTTAAATTTAATTAAAAATATAAATAATGAAATTTTAACTGTCCTTTATTGTTAATTTCAAGTGTAGGAGATGGAATTTTTATGAAATTAATAACAGAAAAAATCGATTTTAGTACTTTAGAGTTTGTTTTAACTTTCGTTAAATCGACATCTAAACTAAGGTAAAACTGTCTGTAAGGCTTTTGTTGTAACAAATTTACAGTAGAATTTTTACCGTATAACATTCCTTCGGCCCCATATCCTACAGCAATATTTAACCATTTTGGTATTTCGCTTTGTTTGTAAAAAGACCAAATATTGGCAGATAACCAATAAGTTTGTCCGTTGTAATCTTTTAATGTTTGTTCTAAAAAGTTTTTACCAAGTGCAGATGGTCTTAGTGCTGCATATTTAGTTTGATTATTAAATGAATATTTTACAGTTATTCTTTGTTCCTGCCAAAGTAATTCTTGCCCAATTAAAAGACTCGTACCAGCAGCGTTTGCAAGAATATCTCCTGTAGACGCTCCCCATTCTTTAGAAAAGCCATCTAAAATTTCTACTGCAGTTAAAAATGAAAACCCTAAAGTAGCTCCATAAATAAGTTGATTTTTCTTTGAAACACCAGACCAATCCAAAACCTCCATACCAATTTTACCGAGATAGTAAGAGGTCATAAAATGACCAACTTTATCCATTTGTTGCCATTCTGTATTGTCATTTTTAAACCTGAAGCTTCCGCGTGCATAGTCTTTATACCAAAGTTCATTTAAAGCAATTAGTGTTCCTGAAGCCAAAACACTTTCTGTAATTATTACGGTATTTCTTCTTTTCTTGTTAAGGGTATCCGATTTTTTTAAAAAAGATATTTCTTGGGCTTTCGTACAAAAAGTAACCAGTAATACAATACCAATAAAAATGTTT encodes:
- the dnaA gene encoding chromosomal replication initiator protein DnaA; protein product: MTLTADSVWNDCLSFIKDNIKPQAYKTWFEPIKPVKLSGEALTIQVPSKFFYEWLEEHYIKLLRVALVRKLGSDAKLVYDVKMENNYSSNRPQIVKIPSSNRDPLKPQKVTVPFDSDKRELRNPFVIPGLQKVKIESQLNPNYNFVNFIEGDSNRLARSAGMAVANKPGGTSFNPLLIYGGVGLGKTHLAHAIGVDIKDKYPDKTVLYISSEKFTQQFIDSVKSNTRNDFIHFYQMIDVLIIDDVQFLSGKAGTQDVFFHIFNHLHQNGKQVILTSDKAPVDMQDIEQRLLSRFKWGLSAELQAPDYETRISILQNKLYRDGVEMPEEIVEYIAKNIKSNVRELEGVIISMIAQASFNRKEFSLELAKQIVDKFVKNTKKEVSIDYIQKEVSKYFDMDVATLQSKTRKRHIVQARQLAMYFAKRLTKTSLASIGNQIGQRDHATVLHACKTVDNLTETDKQFRKYVDDLTKKLTF
- a CDS encoding low molecular weight protein-tyrosine-phosphatase, whose amino-acid sequence is MKKILMVCLGNICRSPLAEGILKSKVNGKDVFVDSAGTAAYHVGNLPDERSIEVAKKHQIDITNQSARKFTMKDFDIFDSIFVMDKSNYHNVVALARDDNDIAKVSLILDASEKSTLLEVPDPYYGGNEGFDKVYTMLDDACNEIAKSLI
- a CDS encoding SAM-dependent methyltransferase, whose amino-acid sequence is MIGKLYLIPTTLGETEPLEVMPLSVKKVVEQIDYYIVENEKSARKFIKKICPKKSQPSLQIMSLDKYAEELETRKYLDVCNEGNNVGLLSEAGVPAIADPGATIVKLAHEKNIKVVPLVGPSSIIMAMMSAGMNGQNFAFNGYLPIDKSERKKAIKDLEKLSKDKNQSQIFIETPYRNDKMFADLKAVLSTSTNLCIAADITLPTEFIKTQTILDWKSTPVDIHKKPAIFIIHK
- a CDS encoding peptidoglycan-binding protein LysM, which codes for MYFCTAKQKDNFIKLKYLFLSIIILVFINATKISTSNKKELNYSKNGVVPLSFPLEIKNTILYLPKNFIAFKEAVAFKESQGKYNSVNTLGYLGKYQFGIHTLKRFKIHNKEAFLKSPKTQEKAFVALCKVNKWILRKDISRSVGKTINGIKITESGILAAAHLSGAGNVKKYLRSNGARRFSDAYGASIQLYLKRFAGYDLSTIKADRNATI
- a CDS encoding DUF2279 domain-containing protein; translation: MKLQKNIFIGIVLLVTFCTKAQEISFLKKSDTLNKKRRNTVIITESVLASGTLIALNELWYKDYARGSFRFKNDNTEWQQMDKVGHFMTSYYLGKIGMEVLDWSGVSKKNQLIYGATLGFSFLTAVEILDGFSKEWGASTGDILANAAGTSLLIGQELLWQEQRITVKYSFNNQTKYAALRPSALGKNFLEQTLKDYNGQTYWLSANIWSFYKQSEIPKWLNIAVGYGAEGMLYGKNSTVNLLQQKPYRQFYLSLDVDLTKVKTNSKVLKSIFSVINFIKIPSPTLEINNKGQLKFHYLYF